The proteins below come from a single Pseudomonas chlororaphis genomic window:
- a CDS encoding glycosyl transferase family 51 produces the protein MGALWHTDSNKPVVPTERMEDAPSPQKKPRVRHGWRAFWLLLLIIVVVVGLAVAKEMRTSRFQAREISKYADSLSYSVQPGPSDAIVYPGAGPFDRRLGYSSLGEFLPRLLKRDYVIQAQARFSPALMDYVEKGLFVPYTEKIQAGLTITDCRAAPVYQFKYPQQLYGSFDAIPPVVVQSLLFIENRFLLDPQQPLANPAVDWPRFAMAAWSQVAKLLSLPGQSAGGSTLATQLEKYRHSPEGLTVSGAEKIRQMISASVRAYQGGPQTLEARQRVIRDYLNSVPLSAVPGHGEVHGMAEGLRVWYGADFNRANERLFSTATDPQTLAEKGLALREMLSLMIAQRRPSHYLTKGHDELARLTDSHIRLLAQNGVIDADLSAAALASKVSYRDWVQQPTIQPNETNKGISAARSRLATLLDRPLYDLDRLDLSATSTLQSDLQAQATQYLKRLADPAFAAEIGLMGERLLTPTSTTQVRYSFTLLELTPDGSRVRVQTDSTDQPFDINEGSKLELGSTAKLRVLTTYLQIIAELHDRYAQKTPAELRKTDIAEQDRLSRWAVDYLSQNSDRSLPKMLEAALDRTYSASPGEAFFTGGGLHTFHNFRNEDNGRNPTLRDALRESINLPFIRLMRDLVRYATYAGPSNSAELLKDDSDPRRQEYLAQFADREGTSFLLRFWKKYQKKDTGERLETFLDSMHPTAIRLAAVHRYFFPGDSQESFNLFVRSHLKSVKSSEKLTDERLERLYQSYGPGAYDLPDQGFIAKVHPLDLWLMGYLLNNPDAKFSQIVKASEFERQEVYSWLFKSRHKSARDSRIRTMLEIEAFLDIHQRWQKVGYPFDHLVPSLATAIGSSGDRPAALAELVGTILNDGIRQPALRVDSLDFAVGTPYETRLVSDPDNGKRVMPVDVARALRGALSQVVDAGTAKRVAGSFKLDDGTPLAMGGKTGTGDNRIEAIGAGGRILSSKSINRTATFVFYIGDSHFGTLTAYVPGASAQNFRFTSALPVQVLKGMAPFLSPYLQPGSHTQCKPLVARQ, from the coding sequence ATGGGCGCTTTATGGCATACCGATTCGAACAAACCTGTGGTCCCGACTGAACGTATGGAAGACGCGCCCTCACCCCAAAAAAAGCCCCGTGTACGGCATGGCTGGCGGGCGTTCTGGTTGTTGTTGCTGATCATCGTGGTGGTGGTCGGGTTGGCGGTGGCCAAGGAAATGCGCACCTCGCGGTTTCAGGCCCGGGAAATCAGCAAGTACGCCGACTCCCTTTCCTATTCAGTTCAACCTGGCCCCAGCGATGCCATCGTCTACCCCGGCGCGGGCCCGTTCGACCGACGCCTGGGCTACAGCTCGTTGGGCGAGTTCCTGCCGCGGTTGCTCAAGCGCGACTACGTGATCCAGGCCCAGGCGCGCTTTTCACCGGCCCTGATGGACTACGTCGAAAAAGGCCTGTTCGTGCCCTATACGGAGAAGATCCAGGCCGGGCTGACCATCACCGATTGCCGCGCCGCGCCGGTGTACCAGTTCAAGTACCCGCAGCAGTTGTACGGCAGTTTCGACGCGATTCCGCCGGTGGTGGTGCAAAGCCTGCTGTTCATCGAGAACCGCTTCCTGCTCGACCCGCAGCAGCCCTTGGCGAACCCGGCGGTGGACTGGCCGCGCTTCGCCATGGCGGCGTGGTCGCAGGTGGCCAAGCTGCTGAGCTTGCCGGGGCAGTCCGCCGGGGGCAGCACGCTGGCGACGCAGTTGGAAAAATACCGCCACTCCCCTGAAGGCTTGACCGTGTCGGGCGCGGAGAAGATCCGCCAGATGATCTCCGCCAGCGTGCGCGCCTACCAGGGCGGCCCGCAAACCCTCGAGGCGCGGCAGCGGGTGATCCGTGACTACCTCAACAGCGTGCCGCTCTCGGCCGTCCCGGGGCACGGTGAAGTGCATGGCATGGCCGAAGGTTTGCGGGTCTGGTACGGCGCCGATTTCAACCGGGCCAACGAACGTCTGTTCAGCACCGCCACCGACCCACAGACCCTGGCCGAAAAAGGCCTGGCGCTGCGGGAAATGCTGTCGTTGATGATCGCCCAGCGCCGCCCTTCCCATTACCTGACCAAGGGTCACGACGAACTGGCGCGCCTGACCGACAGCCACATCCGCCTGCTGGCCCAGAACGGCGTGATCGACGCAGACCTGTCCGCTGCCGCCCTGGCGAGCAAGGTCAGCTATCGCGACTGGGTGCAACAACCGACGATCCAGCCCAACGAGACCAACAAAGGCATCAGCGCCGCCCGCAGTCGCCTCGCCACGCTGCTCGACCGCCCGCTCTATGACCTCGATCGCCTGGACCTGTCGGCCACCAGCACTTTGCAAAGCGACTTGCAGGCCCAGGCCACCCAGTACCTCAAGCGCCTGGCCGACCCGGCGTTCGCGGCCGAGATCGGCCTCATGGGCGAGCGCCTGCTGACCCCCACCAGCACCACCCAGGTGCGCTACAGCTTCACCCTGCTGGAATTGACCCCGGACGGCTCGCGGGTGCGGGTGCAGACCGATAGCACCGACCAGCCCTTCGACATCAATGAAGGCAGCAAGCTGGAGCTGGGTTCCACCGCCAAATTGCGGGTGCTCACCACCTACCTGCAGATCATCGCCGAGCTGCACGATCGCTACGCCCAGAAGACCCCGGCGGAGCTGAGAAAAACCGACATCGCCGAGCAGGACCGCCTGTCCCGCTGGGCCGTCGACTACCTGAGCCAGAACAGCGACCGCAGCCTGCCGAAAATGCTCGAAGCGGCCCTGGACCGTACCTATTCGGCCAGCCCCGGCGAGGCGTTCTTCACCGGTGGCGGGCTGCACACCTTCCATAACTTTCGCAACGAGGACAACGGCCGCAACCCCACCCTGCGCGACGCCCTGCGCGAATCGATCAACCTGCCGTTCATCCGCCTGATGCGCGACCTGGTGCGCTATGCCACCTACGCCGGCCCCAGCAACAGCGCCGAGTTGCTCAAGGACGACAGCGACCCGCGCCGTCAGGAATACCTGGCCCAGTTCGCCGATCGCGAAGGCACCTCGTTCCTGCTCAGGTTCTGGAAGAAGTACCAGAAGAAAGACACCGGTGAACGCCTGGAAACCTTCCTCGACAGCATGCACCCCACGGCGATCCGCCTGGCCGCCGTGCACCGCTATTTCTTTCCCGGTGACAGCCAGGAGAGTTTCAACCTGTTCGTGCGCTCGCACCTCAAGTCGGTCAAGAGCAGCGAGAAACTCACCGACGAGCGCCTGGAGCGGCTCTACCAGAGCTATGGCCCCGGCGCCTATGACCTGCCGGACCAGGGCTTCATCGCCAAGGTCCACCCTCTGGATTTGTGGTTGATGGGGTACCTGTTGAACAACCCCGACGCCAAGTTCAGCCAGATCGTCAAGGCCAGCGAATTCGAGCGCCAGGAGGTCTACAGCTGGTTGTTCAAGAGCCGGCACAAGAGCGCTCGCGACAGTCGCATTCGCACCATGCTCGAGATCGAAGCCTTCCTGGATATCCACCAGCGCTGGCAGAAAGTCGGCTATCCGTTCGACCACCTGGTGCCGTCACTGGCGACTGCCATCGGCAGCTCCGGCGACCGCCCGGCGGCCTTGGCCGAACTGGTGGGCACCATCCTCAACGACGGCATCCGCCAACCGGCGCTGCGGGTCGACAGCCTGGATTTCGCGGTGGGCACGCCGTACGAAACCCGGCTGGTCAGCGACCCAGACAACGGCAAGCGGGTGATGCCAGTGGACGTGGCCCGGGCCCTGCGCGGGGCATTGTCCCAGGTGGTGGATGCCGGCACCGCGAAACGGGTGGCCGGCAGTTTCAAGCTGGACGACGGCACGCCACTGGCCATGGGCGGCAAGACCGGCACCGGCGACAACCGCATCGAAGCCATCGGCGCCGGTGGGCGCATCCTCAGCTCCAAGTCGATCAATCGCACGGCCACCTTCGTCTTCTACATCGGCGACAGCCATTTCGGCACCCTCACCGCCTATGTCCCGGGGGCGTCGGCGCAGAACTTCAGGTTCACCTCGGCCTTGCCGGTACAGGTGCTCAAGGGCATGGCCCCATTCCTCTCGCCCTACTTGCAGCCGGGCAGTCATACCCAGTGCAAGCCGTTGGTGGCGCGCCAGTGA
- a CDS encoding adhesin major subunit pilin: MFDKKVFAMALGLVASSVSPLHAADDARSPIHITANIPTQQFHVQPRDPEFGKDEVMHYDPVTSQFSTIRQTFDVKNTDGSVHAYLPAGQPALTNGSSDIPLLVRFNNVTLTASPQEVVDDPTSTPGTQADMVIRASALPLPGQTGVFNADFTVIFDAVPRVNP; the protein is encoded by the coding sequence ATGTTCGATAAAAAGGTCTTTGCAATGGCTCTGGGCCTTGTTGCCTCGAGCGTTTCGCCGCTGCACGCGGCCGATGATGCCCGTTCGCCGATTCACATCACGGCAAACATTCCCACCCAGCAGTTCCATGTGCAGCCCCGGGATCCTGAGTTCGGCAAGGATGAGGTCATGCATTACGACCCGGTGACGAGTCAGTTCAGTACGATACGCCAGACCTTTGATGTGAAGAACACCGACGGGTCGGTGCATGCGTACCTGCCGGCTGGCCAGCCTGCGTTGACCAACGGCAGCAGCGATATTCCGCTGCTGGTGCGGTTCAACAACGTCACCCTGACCGCTTCGCCCCAGGAGGTGGTGGACGACCCCACGTCGACGCCAGGTACCCAGGCCGACATGGTCATCAGGGCTTCGGCCTTGCCTCTGCCCGGACAGACAGGTGTGTTCAATGCCGATTTCACGGTCATCTTCGACGCCGTGCCGCGGGTGAACCCGTAA
- a CDS encoding adhesin major subunit pilin — protein MLKKCISVMALGAATMSPSLALGADDARSAIHIKTNIPTQQFHVQPRDPEFGKHEVMHYNPLNDDLGILRQIFDVKNTEGSIHAYIEGGAAFLSNGNTRIPLRVRFNEVRLDGLPREVVDDASSTPGTQVEMTISADAMPAQRRPGFYTGDFTVIYDAVPRISA, from the coding sequence ATGTTGAAGAAATGTATATCCGTCATGGCCCTGGGCGCCGCGACCATGAGTCCGTCGCTGGCACTCGGGGCCGATGATGCGCGTTCAGCCATTCATATCAAGACGAACATTCCCACCCAGCAATTCCATGTCCAGCCACGGGACCCGGAGTTCGGCAAGCACGAGGTCATGCATTACAACCCCTTGAACGACGACCTGGGCATCTTGCGCCAGATCTTCGATGTGAAGAACACCGAGGGTTCGATCCACGCCTACATCGAGGGCGGCGCGGCGTTCCTGTCCAACGGCAATACCAGGATCCCGTTGAGGGTCCGGTTCAACGAAGTCCGTCTGGACGGCTTGCCGCGGGAAGTGGTGGACGATGCGTCCTCCACGCCCGGCACCCAGGTCGAGATGACCATCTCTGCCGATGCGATGCCGGCCCAGCGCAGGCCGGGCTTCTACACCGGCGACTTCACGGTGATCTACGACGCCGTGCCGCGGATCTCCGCTTGA
- a CDS encoding adhesin major subunit pilin, whose translation MIKTRLRPLALTALVMPWSLAWGAVERETFELYVTIPTADFYVLPLDPQLVQREQRLPFSTITSDLSPLRAIYEVKNSNGSIGARLGEEAYLSNGRDRIDLRVRFNGVELTLDSTQVVSATEARPGRQVPLEIAAIKPDDDYKPGDYYGTVHMVFDATAP comes from the coding sequence ATGATCAAGACACGGCTACGTCCCCTCGCATTGACCGCCCTGGTCATGCCCTGGTCTTTGGCCTGGGGGGCTGTCGAGCGGGAGACGTTCGAACTCTACGTGACCATCCCGACGGCCGACTTCTATGTGTTGCCACTCGACCCGCAGCTGGTCCAGCGAGAACAACGGCTGCCGTTCAGCACCATCACCTCGGACCTGAGCCCGTTGCGGGCCATTTATGAGGTGAAGAACAGCAACGGCTCCATTGGCGCGCGCCTCGGCGAGGAGGCCTACCTGTCCAATGGCCGCGACCGCATCGATTTGCGGGTGCGCTTCAACGGCGTCGAACTGACCCTGGATTCGACCCAGGTGGTCTCGGCCACCGAGGCCCGTCCGGGCCGCCAGGTTCCCCTGGAAATCGCCGCCATCAAGCCCGATGACGACTACAAGCCTGGCGACTACTACGGCACGGTGCACATGGTGTTCGACGCCACGGCGCCATAG
- a CDS encoding pilus assembly protein, giving the protein MKQLWAWVGISLFCGVAQAGPQIGVGVVYDYLDGNKTTYMKRVFNGGTSTAFVKVNILEIIYNEDGTYSEVPLQNQASAQARDGLMASPARLIVPANGVQGTRLLFMGNRDKERYFRVRFVPVVPEAEDEFAVSAEEREAYKKERVAAGVKVLAGYGTVFFVRPKDTRFDTVIDHSATRYQLRNNGNSVVVIDEFKDCEAKKENECRPTTKHHVMKGRTFAFDKEAGREYRFTLIEGSKTQNVEIKG; this is encoded by the coding sequence ATGAAACAACTATGGGCATGGGTGGGTATTTCTCTGTTTTGCGGCGTGGCCCAGGCCGGGCCGCAGATCGGTGTCGGGGTGGTCTACGACTACCTGGACGGCAACAAGACCACCTACATGAAGCGGGTGTTCAACGGCGGGACGTCGACGGCCTTCGTCAAGGTGAACATCCTGGAGATCATCTACAACGAGGACGGCACCTACAGCGAGGTGCCGCTGCAGAACCAGGCCAGTGCCCAGGCCAGGGATGGCCTGATGGCCAGCCCGGCGCGCCTGATCGTGCCGGCCAACGGTGTGCAGGGCACGCGGTTGTTGTTCATGGGCAACCGCGACAAGGAGCGTTACTTCCGCGTGCGTTTCGTGCCGGTGGTGCCGGAAGCGGAAGACGAATTCGCCGTCAGCGCCGAGGAACGCGAAGCCTATAAGAAAGAGCGCGTGGCCGCCGGGGTCAAGGTGTTGGCTGGGTACGGCACGGTGTTTTTCGTGCGGCCCAAGGACACCCGTTTCGACACCGTGATCGATCACAGCGCCACCCGCTACCAGTTGCGCAACAACGGCAACAGCGTGGTGGTGATCGACGAGTTCAAGGACTGCGAAGCGAAGAAAGAAAACGAATGCCGCCCGACCACCAAGCATCACGTCATGAAGGGCCGCACGTTCGCGTTCGACAAGGAGGCGGGGCGTGAGTACCGCTTCACCCTGATCGAAGGCAGCAAGACCCAGAACGTCGAGATCAAGGGCTGA